A genomic stretch from Petrimonas mucosa includes:
- a CDS encoding alpha-L-rhamnosidase has translation MKNENRSSIIRFSHTILLPVVCMLLMVACLQNNRSTYVDELQCNNMSDPEGIDTPLLSWKIKSSRSGVIQTAWEVEIASTRKLLKEGAADIWKSGKQVSDIQFGIQPATGFTEGGTYFWRVRIWDNDDQNTPWSEPARFSMGLLHEESWKAKWITFPDAGARPLPYFRKTFLSGKGEGIERALIHFCGLGAGELYLNGQPVDPTRFLDPAQTNYDQYALYSTFDVTHLVRPGENSVGVMLGDGWFAQDEAWGGANFAYGDPMLRLQLDISYSDGSHMQVCSDEEWEWGEGPIRKSNIYLGEVYDANYEIDGWNMAGSASDRWHKAQLATTNTPPRLVPQQMPPIRKRETITAKKIWQDSLGNWIYDFGVNVAGIPLLRVNEPKGTTVTIRYAEGIDQSNGLDFQSTGWIHHGAIFKDQYICKGEGTEEWSPRFTYHGYRYAELSGVTGKPDSGTLKLIVVHSDLLNTGEFECADEQINKLHELAIRTVKSNLHGIPTDCPIREKCGWLGDVHAYVKMANVNFQMENFWHKYLEDIRSGAAREEENTLFHERYNNTFYFTRKPAGIPYMIAPGKRLCGVASPDWGTVQVQLPWWLYVYYGKEQYLAEYYPQMRQWALYVNSLAKSNERKKGYNMETQSIVYQGLGDWCPPKYAVEKRTPVEFTSTAFHYLDVKIMSEVARILGIEEDAALFTKMKEEIAEELVRTMYDPVNKTFGTQTADAMALDLGFVPDGDEVEVSNSIVKNMNTFSEGFMNCGIFGLSRVGSMLARHGNAEAAWLLYTKKGENSFEWMWKAADATSLWEGLPVNEMSRKNALSASYNHPMQAGYDITFFEDIAGIAPDPSGFGFKVIRFEPLFCDYLPWAKGRIETPYGTVSSNWTRSGESLKWEISIPPNSSGLVVLPYGGKWNVNGKEIGSCSFLMLEKQEEKAHYIFPSGNYRLTLNDQDGLVG, from the coding sequence ATGAAAAACGAAAACAGATCTTCAATTATCAGATTCAGCCATACGATACTTCTCCCTGTCGTATGCATGTTGCTCATGGTCGCATGTTTGCAGAATAACCGAAGTACATATGTCGATGAGCTGCAATGCAATAATATGAGTGATCCGGAAGGGATCGATACACCCCTACTGAGCTGGAAAATCAAATCGTCACGATCGGGAGTGATCCAGACGGCGTGGGAGGTTGAGATAGCCTCGACCAGGAAACTGCTCAAGGAGGGGGCGGCAGACATCTGGAAATCTGGCAAGCAGGTATCGGACATCCAGTTCGGCATTCAACCGGCCACCGGTTTTACCGAAGGTGGCACCTATTTCTGGAGAGTCAGGATCTGGGACAACGACGATCAAAATACCCCATGGAGCGAACCGGCCAGGTTCTCCATGGGGCTTCTTCATGAGGAGTCATGGAAAGCCAAATGGATCACCTTCCCCGATGCCGGAGCGCGTCCACTCCCCTACTTCAGGAAAACCTTTCTATCCGGAAAGGGAGAAGGGATCGAGAGAGCCTTGATCCATTTTTGCGGGCTGGGTGCAGGAGAACTCTACCTGAACGGACAGCCGGTAGATCCGACCCGGTTCCTCGATCCCGCGCAAACCAATTACGACCAGTACGCACTTTACAGCACCTTCGACGTTACCCATCTCGTCAGACCGGGTGAAAACAGCGTAGGGGTGATGCTGGGTGACGGCTGGTTTGCCCAGGATGAGGCATGGGGGGGCGCAAACTTCGCCTATGGTGATCCGATGCTTCGGCTGCAACTCGATATCTCCTACAGTGATGGGAGTCATATGCAGGTCTGCAGCGATGAAGAGTGGGAATGGGGTGAAGGGCCCATACGCAAAAGCAATATCTACCTGGGTGAGGTATATGACGCCAATTATGAGATTGATGGCTGGAACATGGCGGGCTCAGCCTCCGATAGGTGGCACAAAGCTCAACTGGCCACCACAAATACTCCGCCCCGTCTGGTTCCCCAGCAGATGCCCCCGATCAGGAAGCGGGAGACCATTACAGCAAAAAAGATATGGCAGGATTCACTGGGTAACTGGATCTACGACTTTGGAGTAAATGTGGCGGGAATTCCGTTGCTGAGAGTAAACGAGCCCAAAGGTACGACAGTGACCATCCGTTATGCCGAAGGGATCGATCAGTCGAACGGCCTCGACTTCCAGTCAACGGGATGGATACATCATGGTGCCATCTTCAAGGATCAATATATCTGTAAGGGAGAGGGGACCGAAGAGTGGTCGCCACGCTTCACCTACCACGGATATCGCTACGCCGAGCTGTCGGGAGTGACTGGAAAGCCCGATTCCGGGACGTTGAAGCTGATTGTGGTACACTCCGATCTACTCAACACGGGAGAGTTCGAATGTGCCGACGAACAGATCAACAAACTGCACGAACTGGCCATCCGTACCGTAAAGAGTAACCTGCACGGCATACCGACCGACTGCCCCATCCGCGAAAAGTGCGGATGGCTGGGCGACGTACATGCCTACGTAAAGATGGCAAACGTCAATTTCCAGATGGAGAACTTCTGGCACAAATATCTCGAGGATATCCGTTCCGGTGCGGCCAGGGAAGAAGAGAACACCCTCTTTCACGAACGGTACAACAATACATTTTATTTCACCCGCAAGCCAGCCGGCATACCCTACATGATCGCTCCGGGAAAGCGGTTGTGTGGCGTTGCATCGCCCGATTGGGGAACAGTGCAGGTTCAACTTCCCTGGTGGCTCTATGTCTATTACGGCAAGGAGCAATATCTAGCTGAATACTACCCCCAGATGAGGCAGTGGGCACTCTATGTCAATTCACTGGCCAAGAGCAACGAGAGGAAGAAGGGATACAACATGGAGACCCAATCGATTGTCTACCAGGGTTTGGGGGACTGGTGCCCCCCAAAGTATGCCGTTGAGAAGAGAACCCCGGTAGAGTTCACCTCAACTGCTTTTCACTATCTCGATGTCAAGATCATGTCGGAAGTTGCCCGCATCCTTGGAATTGAGGAAGATGCTGCGCTGTTTACAAAGATGAAGGAGGAGATTGCCGAGGAGCTGGTCCGCACCATGTACGATCCGGTGAACAAGACATTCGGCACCCAGACGGCAGATGCCATGGCGCTCGATCTTGGATTTGTCCCCGATGGGGATGAAGTTGAAGTAAGCAACTCAATTGTCAAGAATATGAACACCTTCAGCGAAGGGTTCATGAACTGTGGCATTTTCGGGTTAAGCAGAGTCGGAAGCATGCTTGCACGGCACGGAAATGCCGAAGCTGCATGGCTGCTCTATACCAAAAAGGGTGAGAACAGCTTTGAATGGATGTGGAAAGCAGCAGATGCCACCTCCCTTTGGGAAGGTTTGCCCGTCAACGAGATGAGCAGGAAAAACGCACTGAGTGCCTCCTACAACCATCCGATGCAGGCAGGTTACGATATCACATTCTTTGAGGATATTGCCGGTATCGCTCCCGATCCATCCGGTTTCGGATTCAAGGTTATCCGTTTTGAACCGCTCTTCTGCGACTACCTTCCCTGGGCCAAGGGCCGGATAGAGACGCCCTACGGCACGGTATCGAGCAACTGGACAAGAAGTGGTGAATCCCTGAAGTGGGAGATCTCCATCCCGCCCAACTCTTCCGGACTGGTAGTATTGCCCTATGGAGGAAAATGGAACGTGAATGGCAAGGAGATCGGATCCTGTTCATTCCTGATGCTGGAAAAGCAGGAAGAGAAGGCACACTATATCTTTCCGTCAGGGAACTACCGGCTCACCCTCAACGATCAGGATGGTCTGGTCGGTTGA
- a CDS encoding glycosyltransferase WbsX family protein: protein MKKSIYPLLWGMFLALFSACNSRTGEEAKEGYTVAAFYWPAYHYEPRSEFLFPEKTGEWEIIRNAVPKEEGHQQPKVPLWGYLDEADPKDMELKITTALEYGVNTFIFDWYWFEKAPFLERCINDGFLKANKGRMNFYLMWANHDATTYWDVKNPRVDSIYWDGEVDREQFDIVVDRVISQYFKDPAYLKIDGEPVFCIYELNTLIQGLGGAEPTKDALDHFRKKTVEAGFPGLHLQGILWDALPSSIEGVPGDPIKSQDDVLSYFGFKSLTNYCWAHLQNPDGDYEVWGDASTDMWNQFRERFSMTYFPNVTISWDANPRFPFKTGYINNSTPEKFKKYLSKAKRYIDDNQIEPRIVTINAWNEWSEGSYLEPDTTWKYGYLEAVRDIFEPIN from the coding sequence ATGAAAAAATCTATTTATCCCCTGTTATGGGGCATGTTCCTTGCACTGTTCTCCGCCTGCAACTCCAGGACGGGAGAGGAGGCGAAGGAGGGGTATACAGTGGCTGCCTTTTATTGGCCTGCCTACCACTACGAACCGAGGTCAGAATTCCTCTTCCCCGAGAAAACCGGAGAGTGGGAGATTATCAGAAATGCCGTACCCAAGGAGGAGGGACATCAACAACCCAAGGTTCCCCTTTGGGGCTACCTGGATGAAGCTGATCCGAAAGATATGGAGCTGAAGATCACTACTGCCCTCGAGTATGGTGTGAACACCTTTATTTTCGACTGGTACTGGTTCGAGAAGGCTCCCTTTCTGGAGAGGTGCATCAACGACGGATTCCTGAAAGCAAACAAGGGCAGGATGAATTTTTACCTGATGTGGGCCAATCACGATGCCACAACCTACTGGGATGTGAAGAATCCGAGGGTCGACTCCATCTACTGGGATGGTGAGGTGGACAGGGAGCAGTTCGATATCGTGGTCGACAGGGTTATATCGCAATACTTCAAGGATCCTGCCTACCTGAAAATCGACGGGGAACCGGTCTTCTGCATCTATGAGCTCAATACGCTCATCCAGGGACTTGGGGGAGCCGAGCCGACAAAGGACGCCCTCGATCATTTCAGAAAGAAAACGGTAGAGGCGGGATTTCCAGGACTTCACCTGCAGGGCATACTGTGGGACGCGTTGCCTTCGAGCATTGAAGGGGTTCCGGGCGATCCCATTAAAAGCCAGGATGATGTATTGAGTTACTTCGGTTTCAAGAGTCTCACCAACTACTGTTGGGCACATCTCCAGAATCCCGACGGCGATTATGAGGTTTGGGGCGATGCCTCTACCGATATGTGGAACCAGTTCAGGGAAAGGTTCTCGATGACCTATTTCCCCAACGTAACCATAAGCTGGGATGCCAATCCCCGTTTTCCGTTCAAGACAGGATACATCAACAACTCTACGCCGGAAAAATTCAAGAAATACCTTTCTAAAGCAAAAAGGTATATCGACGACAACCAGATTGAGCCAAGAATTGTCACCATCAACGCCTGGAACGAATGGTCGGAAGGAAGCTACCTTGAGCCCGACACCACCTGGAAATATGGATACCTGGAGGCTGTAAGGGATATTTTTGAACCCATAAACTAA
- a CDS encoding glycosyl hydrolase translates to MRIKTLMLFAVISIILLVGCKHDRMNAPVQLSQELEKGFVTPPSSIQTSVYWYWISDNISKEGAVRDLHAMKKAGINRAFIGNIGIEDLPYGKVKMFSDEWWEIMHTALKTATELDIEIGIFNSPGWSQSGGPWIEPEQSMRYLASSETKVKGSRTVTLTLPKPNEDFQDVKVIAIPDVTREELTLTHKNAVIESEPQLPNLARLTDNDPETGVNLPGGNSVTISFKSKEPFTARSLTLQSTRSPLMAEAVLEAREGEKFNTVSKFVINRSNPALNVGFDPYAPVTIAIPATTSSEFRLQLNYHSSGSGVAEISLSGIPRMERYSEKTLAKMHPTPLPYWHDYLWPDQPEVDDNSLIIQESRIIDLTDKMSSDGVLNWDVPEGAWTILRMGMAPTGVTNGPASPEATGLEVDKMSKKWTALHFDRFIGEILRRIPEEERKTFKVVVQDSYETGGQNFTDGMIEEFKERYGYDPSPYLPVFNGYVVNSRMESDRFLWDLRRMIADKVAYDYVGGLREVSHQHGLTTWLENYGHWGFPSEFLMYGGQSDEIGGEFWSQGDLGDIENRAATSAGHIYGKTRISAESNTSGGPAYSRHPAMMKQRTDRFFAEGINNTLLHVYIMQPYEDKNPGVNAWFGNEFDRKNTWFTQIDLFTQYLKRVNFMLQQGLNVADVAYFIGEDAPKMTGVADPALPLGYQFDYINAEVILRDMTVKDGMLTLPHGTQYRVLVLPKLETMRPELLAKIKDLVAAGACILGPAPKRSPSLQNQPEADNQVKQMASELWGDIDGETVKERKFGKGVVMSGLTMEEVFEKIALLPDCKLPEENSIHYGHRTMAGIEIYFLSNQTDKERIIQPQFRVTGKQPEVWDATSGTIRSLPAFEISGEQTTVPLKLAPYESLFVVFRNKAGKSAGNDIALNYPSPDTVKVLQGPWMVTFDPAFRGPAAPVLFETLVDWTTSSNDSIRYYSGTARYNITFTLTEENGDRSIMLDLGNLTAMAKVKVNGNYAGGVWTHPYRLDITQWVKPGQNDLEIEVVNNWMNRLIGDLNLPEDQRETWCYVNPYNAKSPLQPSGLFGPVTIQSLQYQGN, encoded by the coding sequence ATGAGAATTAAGACATTGATGTTATTTGCCGTGATCAGCATTATTCTGCTGGTCGGGTGCAAGCATGACCGGATGAATGCCCCGGTTCAGTTGTCGCAGGAGTTGGAAAAGGGATTTGTAACGCCACCCAGTTCCATCCAGACAAGCGTCTATTGGTATTGGATCTCCGACAATATCTCAAAAGAGGGTGCCGTGAGAGATCTTCATGCCATGAAAAAAGCAGGAATCAACCGGGCTTTCATCGGCAACATCGGGATTGAGGATCTCCCGTACGGTAAAGTAAAGATGTTCAGTGATGAGTGGTGGGAGATCATGCATACCGCTTTAAAAACCGCTACCGAGCTGGATATCGAGATCGGCATCTTCAACTCGCCAGGCTGGAGCCAATCTGGAGGTCCGTGGATCGAGCCGGAACAGTCGATGCGCTATCTGGCCTCATCCGAAACAAAGGTGAAAGGTTCTCGGACCGTCACCCTGACCTTGCCGAAGCCAAACGAGGATTTTCAGGATGTAAAGGTGATCGCCATCCCCGACGTGACACGCGAAGAGTTGACGCTAACACACAAGAATGCGGTTATCGAAAGTGAGCCTCAGCTTCCTAACCTCGCAAGACTGACAGACAACGATCCAGAAACGGGAGTCAACCTGCCCGGTGGGAATAGTGTGACCATCAGCTTCAAGTCGAAAGAGCCGTTTACGGCCAGAAGCCTTACTCTCCAATCAACCCGCTCTCCGCTTATGGCTGAAGCTGTGCTGGAGGCCAGGGAGGGAGAGAAGTTCAACACCGTTTCAAAATTTGTCATCAACCGGTCGAACCCTGCATTGAACGTAGGTTTCGATCCGTATGCACCCGTAACCATCGCCATACCTGCCACCACCTCCAGCGAGTTCAGGCTGCAGCTCAATTACCATTCAAGCGGGAGTGGAGTGGCAGAGATCAGCTTGAGCGGCATCCCCCGTATGGAACGTTACAGCGAAAAGACATTGGCCAAGATGCACCCCACCCCGCTGCCCTACTGGCACGATTACCTCTGGCCGGATCAACCGGAAGTGGACGACAATAGCCTGATCATCCAGGAGTCCCGGATTATCGACCTTACGGACAAGATGTCGTCCGACGGGGTTCTCAACTGGGACGTTCCCGAAGGGGCGTGGACAATCTTAAGGATGGGTATGGCCCCCACCGGCGTCACTAACGGTCCGGCCTCTCCCGAGGCAACCGGCCTGGAAGTGGACAAGATGAGCAAAAAATGGACTGCCCTCCATTTCGACCGATTTATCGGCGAGATCCTCAGAAGGATACCTGAAGAGGAGAGGAAGACATTCAAGGTGGTTGTCCAAGACAGCTATGAAACTGGAGGACAGAACTTCACCGACGGAATGATCGAGGAGTTCAAGGAGCGCTACGGATACGACCCGTCGCCCTACCTGCCTGTCTTCAACGGATATGTGGTCAACAGCCGGATGGAATCCGACCGCTTCCTCTGGGACCTGAGAAGAATGATTGCAGACAAGGTGGCGTATGACTATGTCGGCGGACTGAGGGAGGTAAGTCATCAGCACGGTCTGACCACCTGGCTGGAAAATTACGGACACTGGGGATTCCCCAGCGAATTCCTGATGTACGGCGGTCAGTCGGATGAGATCGGTGGTGAATTCTGGAGCCAGGGCGATCTGGGTGATATCGAAAACCGGGCGGCCACATCGGCAGGACACATCTACGGGAAGACCAGGATCTCGGCCGAGTCGAACACCTCGGGCGGACCGGCCTATTCGAGACATCCTGCGATGATGAAGCAACGTACCGACCGGTTCTTTGCGGAAGGAATCAACAATACCCTCCTGCATGTCTATATCATGCAACCCTACGAGGATAAGAACCCTGGCGTGAATGCCTGGTTCGGGAATGAATTCGACCGGAAGAACACCTGGTTCACGCAGATCGATCTTTTCACCCAGTACCTGAAACGGGTCAACTTCATGCTGCAACAGGGCCTCAACGTGGCCGACGTGGCATATTTCATCGGCGAGGATGCTCCCAAGATGACCGGAGTAGCAGATCCGGCTCTTCCGTTAGGCTACCAGTTCGATTATATCAACGCCGAGGTGATCCTGCGCGACATGACCGTCAAGGATGGCATGTTGACACTGCCACACGGCACTCAATACCGGGTGCTTGTCCTCCCCAAACTGGAAACGATGCGTCCCGAACTGCTGGCAAAGATCAAGGATCTGGTTGCCGCAGGAGCCTGCATACTGGGTCCGGCACCCAAACGCTCTCCCAGCCTGCAGAACCAGCCGGAGGCCGATAACCAGGTAAAGCAGATGGCCAGCGAACTCTGGGGTGATATTGACGGTGAAACGGTCAAGGAAAGGAAATTTGGAAAGGGAGTCGTGATGAGCGGACTCACCATGGAGGAAGTTTTCGAAAAGATTGCCCTTCTGCCCGACTGCAAATTGCCGGAGGAGAACTCCATCCACTACGGTCACCGGACAATGGCCGGAATCGAGATCTATTTCCTCTCTAACCAGACCGATAAGGAGAGGATAATCCAGCCCCAATTCAGGGTAACCGGCAAACAGCCGGAAGTTTGGGATGCCACCAGCGGAACGATCAGATCGCTTCCGGCATTCGAAATCAGTGGAGAACAGACAACTGTTCCCCTGAAACTGGCACCTTATGAAAGCCTCTTCGTGGTCTTCAGGAACAAGGCGGGTAAAAGTGCCGGCAACGATATCGCCCTCAACTATCCTTCACCCGACACCGTGAAAGTACTGCAAGGACCCTGGATGGTCACTTTTGATCCTGCATTCAGGGGACCTGCTGCTCCGGTACTCTTCGAAACGCTGGTCGACTGGACAACCTCTTCCAACGACTCGATAAGATATTACTCCGGAACGGCACGTTATAACATTACGTTTACTTTGACGGAAGAGAATGGAGATAGATCAATCATGCTGGATCTGGGGAACCTGACCGCAATGGCCAAGGTGAAAGTGAACGGCAATTATGCCGGTGGAGTATGGACACATCCCTACAGACTCGATATCACCCAGTGGGTGAAACCGGGTCAGAATGACCTGGAGATCGAGGTTGTCAACAACTGGATGAACCGGTTGATCGGGGATCTCAACCTACCTGAAGACCAACGGGAAACATGGTGTTACGTCAATCCCTATAACGCCAAGAGCCCGTTGCAACCCTCAGGTCTTTTCGGACCTGTCACCATCCAGTCGCTTCAATATCAAGGCAACTAG
- the rhaM gene encoding L-rhamnose mutarotase has protein sequence MKRVAFKMYLKPGFSEEYRKRHAEIWPELKALLSQNGVEDYSIFWDKETNVLFAVQKNHGEQSSQEIGTNPIVQRWWDFMADIMEVNDDNSPVSIELEELFHMD, from the coding sequence ATGAAACGCGTAGCTTTTAAAATGTATCTGAAACCGGGATTCAGCGAGGAGTATAGAAAGCGGCATGCCGAGATCTGGCCCGAGTTGAAAGCACTCTTATCGCAAAACGGAGTGGAAGATTATTCCATTTTCTGGGATAAGGAGACCAATGTATTGTTTGCAGTACAGAAGAACCATGGAGAACAATCCTCCCAGGAGATCGGCACCAACCCGATCGTGCAGAGATGGTGGGACTTCATGGCGGATATTATGGAGGTAAACGATGACAACTCTCCTGTCTCCATCGAACTGGAAGAGTTGTTTCACATGGATTGA
- a CDS encoding IS1595 family transposase, whose translation MNILDFAINYPDEESCRKKFKEQRDQMGVTCRHCNCKEHYWLENKQAYECKRCRARQTLRSGTVMQHSNLPYRYWFVAMHLLTATKGSFSAAELQRQLGHKRYQPIWEMVNKLRDVMGKRDDEYTLEGAIELDDAFFSTEISLEERDKPLKRGRGSQKKTKVLVMAESKTVENPKPGKKPKKVRYLKMKVISDLKSGTITRNVKEHVESTADLTTDDSTSYTKLKEHVHSHTASVIPHQDLSKVLPWVHTAISNAKRQLLGVYYKIKPEYLQYYLNQFCYKFNRRYFGENQFERLLIAAVTYAPDFKSRIYNRNYCG comes from the coding sequence ATGAATATCCTGGATTTTGCTATAAATTACCCCGATGAGGAATCCTGTCGGAAAAAATTCAAAGAACAAAGAGACCAAATGGGAGTAACCTGTCGTCATTGTAATTGTAAAGAACATTATTGGCTGGAAAACAAGCAGGCCTATGAATGCAAGCGTTGTCGCGCACGCCAAACCTTGCGTTCAGGCACCGTCATGCAGCACTCCAACCTGCCTTACCGTTACTGGTTCGTGGCCATGCACCTGCTCACGGCGACCAAGGGCTCCTTTTCCGCGGCGGAGCTGCAGCGCCAGCTGGGGCACAAGCGTTACCAGCCCATATGGGAAATGGTCAATAAACTGCGTGACGTGATGGGCAAACGCGATGATGAGTACACCCTCGAGGGAGCCATCGAGTTGGACGACGCCTTCTTTTCCACCGAAATATCCCTTGAAGAGAGGGACAAACCGTTGAAGCGCGGCCGCGGGAGCCAAAAAAAGACCAAAGTGCTGGTAATGGCTGAAAGCAAAACGGTTGAAAACCCCAAGCCGGGTAAGAAACCCAAGAAGGTTAGATACCTGAAAATGAAAGTGATCAGTGACTTGAAGTCCGGTACAATTACAAGGAATGTCAAAGAGCACGTTGAAAGCACGGCGGATCTGACCACCGATGACTCAACATCTTACACTAAATTGAAAGAGCATGTTCATTCACATACGGCATCTGTTATTCCACACCAGGATCTTTCCAAGGTGCTGCCCTGGGTGCATACCGCGATCAGCAATGCCAAACGACAGCTCCTGGGCGTGTATTACAAGATAAAACCAGAATACTTGCAATATTACCTCAACCAGTTCTGTTATAAATTCAACAGGCGTTACTTCGGGGAAAACCAGTTTGAAAGACTGTTGATAGCCGCTGTAACGTATGCTCCTGATTTCAAGTCAAGAATTTACAATAGGAACTATTGCGGATAA
- a CDS encoding family 20 glycosylhydrolase encodes MRLIFLTLITLFSTGSLFATDSNTLPIVPKPQQEMVTGEEITVGSHWKIYIDREATGSSTYMTELLKGCGVEPSITEQRNEANLILAIDKKISKNREAYRISVSARGEIQVSATTRNGLLHALQTLRQLINCQANGITIPVCRIIDEPAFSWRAFMLDESRHFHGMEMVKKLLDEMSYLKLNTFHWHLVDDPGWRIEIRKYPELTTIGSKRDFSHRELTPAQWDEQFPGKKMYYTQDEIREIVQYADERGIQVVPEIEVPGHASASIAAYPWLGASSKRQGKGVWGDLYNVTNPEVEAFIHDILDEMITLFPSKIIHIGGDEANYTHWANNPEIVQFMKDQKIPTYADLQVWSINRLSNYLASKGVRTMGWNEITGDNIRGEAHLEASQSEKLAKGTLVHFWDGDIGLINKAINEGYSVVNSNRHYTYLDYPYEVTPLEKAYSFHPVPDGIAGEKVGAIVGLGCQMWGEYTPNQTRIYYQTFPRIAAYAECGWTKAEDKNYDEFRHRMKKTERRWRKMGYINQQPTYTRQDDTFTLWQLPSQINTIGNSYIIRTDDGKVIVIDGGVKEEEGYLRGFIGALGNIVDCWFVTHPHPDHIGALTRILENPKGIGVRQICHSTFSDSLLNGEPNYKGEALNYYEAAKKSGATVTEATLGMTFAFGQTTLRILGIKNEELKSNPYNNSSMVIKVWDPLKSVLFLGDLGKESGDKLLYGPYRDQLDCDYIQMSHHGQSGVSMDFYRTVKFRACLWPTPTWVYDNDAGKGFNTHILTTIETRNTIEALNISENYLSFEGVTRID; translated from the coding sequence ATGCGATTGATATTTTTGACCTTAATTACCCTTTTTTCAACTGGCAGTCTCTTCGCAACCGACAGTAACACTCTCCCCATCGTGCCCAAACCGCAACAGGAGATGGTTACAGGCGAAGAGATCACGGTCGGCAGCCACTGGAAAATCTACATCGATCGGGAGGCGACGGGAAGTTCAACCTATATGACGGAGCTCCTGAAAGGGTGCGGCGTGGAGCCCTCCATTACTGAACAGCGGAACGAGGCTAACCTGATACTTGCTATCGACAAGAAGATCTCAAAAAATCGGGAGGCTTACCGCATATCGGTTTCCGCCAGGGGAGAGATCCAGGTATCTGCAACCACACGCAATGGACTGCTCCATGCCCTCCAGACCCTCCGGCAGCTGATCAACTGTCAGGCAAACGGGATTACTATTCCCGTTTGCCGCATCATCGACGAGCCGGCCTTCTCCTGGCGTGCATTCATGCTGGATGAGAGCCGGCACTTTCATGGAATGGAAATGGTGAAGAAGCTCCTGGATGAGATGAGCTACCTGAAACTGAACACTTTCCATTGGCACCTGGTAGATGATCCCGGATGGAGAATCGAGATCAGGAAATACCCGGAACTGACAACCATCGGATCGAAACGCGATTTCTCGCACCGGGAGTTGACACCGGCCCAGTGGGATGAACAGTTTCCCGGGAAAAAGATGTACTATACACAGGACGAGATCCGCGAGATCGTGCAATATGCAGATGAGCGGGGAATCCAGGTTGTTCCCGAGATCGAGGTACCCGGCCATGCATCCGCCTCCATCGCAGCCTACCCTTGGCTCGGGGCAAGCAGCAAGCGTCAGGGAAAGGGTGTTTGGGGAGATCTTTACAACGTCACTAACCCTGAAGTAGAGGCTTTTATCCACGACATCCTGGATGAGATGATCACACTGTTCCCCTCGAAGATCATCCATATCGGCGGCGACGAAGCCAATTATACCCATTGGGCGAATAATCCGGAGATCGTACAGTTCATGAAGGATCAAAAGATACCTACCTATGCCGACCTGCAGGTATGGTCGATTAACCGGCTCTCCAACTACCTGGCATCAAAAGGGGTCCGCACGATGGGATGGAACGAGATCACCGGAGACAACATCCGCGGTGAGGCACATCTCGAAGCGAGCCAATCCGAAAAACTGGCCAAAGGGACATTGGTTCATTTCTGGGACGGAGACATCGGACTGATAAACAAGGCCATCAACGAAGGATACAGTGTGGTGAACTCCAACCGACACTATACTTATCTCGACTACCCCTACGAGGTGACCCCGCTGGAGAAGGCCTACTCCTTCCATCCGGTACCGGACGGCATCGCAGGAGAGAAAGTGGGTGCAATTGTCGGACTCGGTTGCCAGATGTGGGGAGAGTACACCCCCAACCAGACCCGGATCTACTATCAGACGTTTCCACGTATTGCCGCCTATGCAGAATGCGGATGGACAAAGGCCGAAGATAAAAACTACGACGAGTTCCGCCACCGCATGAAAAAGACCGAACGCCGATGGCGGAAAATGGGTTACATCAACCAGCAACCGACCTACACCAGGCAGGACGACACCTTTACCTTGTGGCAGCTGCCATCACAGATCAACACCATCGGCAATTCGTACATCATACGTACCGATGATGGCAAGGTGATTGTAATCGATGGCGGAGTCAAGGAGGAAGAGGGATACCTGCGCGGTTTTATCGGAGCCTTGGGAAACATTGTCGATTGCTGGTTCGTCACCCATCCTCATCCCGACCATATCGGAGCCCTTACCCGCATATTGGAAAATCCCAAGGGAATAGGGGTGCGGCAAATCTGCCACTCCACATTTTCCGATTCACTGCTTAACGGTGAACCCAATTACAAGGGAGAGGCACTTAACTATTACGAAGCGGCAAAAAAATCGGGCGCTACCGTGACCGAAGCGACATTGGGCATGACCTTCGCATTCGGACAGACCACCCTCCGTATACTCGGCATCAAGAATGAAGAGCTGAAAAGTAACCCCTATAACAATTCGAGCATGGTCATCAAGGTCTGGGATCCGCTGAAATCGGTGCTCTTCCTCGGTGATCTGGGAAAAGAGTCGGGCGACAAGCTGCTCTATGGACCTTATCGCGATCAACTGGACTGCGATTATATTCAGATGTCGCACCACGGACAGAGTGGCGTATCGATGGATTTCTACCGTACGGTGAAGTTTCGCGCCTGTCTGTGGCCTACTCCCACCTGGGTATATGACAACGATGCCGGAAAAGGGTTCAACACCCATATCCTTACAACGATAGAGACACGCAATACCATTGAAGCTCTGAATATTTCGGAAAACTACCTCAGTTTTGAAGGAGTGACAAGGATCGATTAA